The uncultured Bacteroides sp. DNA segment TTGTTCTTTGTATTGAACGGGAATCTTCTACCTTTGCCTCATCTATAAGATGACAGCTATGCGAAAACACTCTTTATTCATCCTACTCTTATTATGGCTTTTATTGATTTCCTTTCCCACACAGGCTCAGGAGTTATTTTCTTCTCGTTACAATATTACCTATGTAACGATGAACAATGGTTTGCTACATAATTTCATTGACGATATATACAAAGATCATCGAGGGTTTCTATGGCTATCTACTGCCGGCGGCGGATTATCCCGATACGATGGCTACGAATTCGTACATTATAATACCAGCACTCCGCGCACAAAGCTAAAAAGTAATTTCATACGCAATGTTTGCGAAGATGCTTTCGGGCGACTATGGATCGCATCGGAAGGTGGAACTGATATCCTTGACCTTTCAAGCCTCCAACTAATCATTCCGCTGGATAAACAAAACAAGATTGCGGCATTGTTGAATCAGCCGGGTATTGGAGTGATTACTGATAGCAGAAAAAATATCTGGCTCTGCTGCGGAAGCTCACTGCACAAAATAGTGTTCGACGAGAAAGGTGATATTGCCAATACATATGCCCTAACATCCATTCCTCTGCTTATACCTTCGGTGGCCTTGCAAGATGTGGATGAAGACGGTAATATCTGGATGGGATTCGGTAACGAAGTGCGTAAAGTCACTGCCGAAGAAAGTGGTATACTTAGGACCACGATCGTATCACCCCGATTGAAATTTGAAGTGGGCACATTTATTTCTGTATTCAAGGCTAAAGAGAACGAAGTTTGGATTGGAACTGACAGAGGATTATTCAGATATAATAAGAGTGGCGATCTTTTAAAGCATTATCAGCATACAAACAATGATCATCGCTCCCTGTCTCAGAACTACATCACCGACCTTGCCATCACAGGTGATAAACAACTGATTGTAGCTACGCTGAAAGGAGCAAATATATACAATCCGATCACAGATAGTTTCGAACAGATAGCTCAAGAAGGCTTATCGACGGGAAACAAGCTCAACTCTAATTTTGTAAATTGCCTCTTGGTGGACGGCAATATTATATGGTATGGCACAGAAACAGGAGGCATCAATAAAATGACTCCCAGAAGATTGTCCGTACACAACTTTAGCTATCAACAAGATAATTCATATAGTCTATCCAGAAATCCGGTAAACGCTATTTATGAAGACATGAAAGAGAATTTATGGGTAGGAACCGTGGAGGGAGGACTAAATAAAAAGATTAAAAACGAAAATAGGTTTCAGCATTATACCACAGAAGCACCAAGCAGACTTAGCCATAATTCCGTCAGCGCCATTACTGCCGACGGAAGAAATCATCTATGGGTGGGTACATGGGGGGGTGGCATTAATTTGCTAGATCTTAATCATGCAGATCAACAGGTCATAAAATATATCTCCTCTAAAACCCACCCGGGATTCCCCATTGATTTCATTGGCTCACTTTGCTACGATCCTATCAACAAAGGCATGTGGGTGGGAGCCAATCAAGGCATCTATTTTTACGACTTCGCTACTGAACGATTTATCTCGCCTTTTGCCAACAAAGCAGGAGAAAAGGTGCATGGCTGCATTGGAGCCATAATAGACAGACATGATCAATTATGGATGGGGTGTATGGAAGGAGTTTATATGATCAATTTACACTCTTTCAAAAAGGGGCATTTTGCCTATAAATACTTAAAATACAAACTTGACGAACCCAACTCTCGCTTAGTTGAAAAAATAAGTTGCTTTTTCTTAACAGTCAATGGTACGCTTTGGATTGGCAGTAACGGATATGGCATCTACAAGTGCGTAGAAACAGGAAAAAATTCATGCAAATTTGTTTCGTACACCACTGCTCAAGGTTTAGCAAATAATAGTATCCGGGGTATTCTGGAAGACAGCAAAGGAAGTTTATGGATTAGCACCAACAACGGATTATCTTGCATGGATTCTTCAACAGGACGGTTTACCAACTTTAGCACAGATGACGGACTAGCCAGTAACCAGTTTTATTGGAATGCCTATTGCAAAGCAAAAGATGGAAATCTCTATTTTGGTGGATTAGAAGGACTCGTGTCAATCGGTTCGGAGCATCTGCAAACAAAGCCTTTCGCGAGCAAAGTAACCTTTACTAAATTAAGAATTCTCAATGAAGAAGTTCTTCCCGGAAATGATTATATAGACACAGATATCTCTACGGCAAAAATCATTCATCTGCATGAAAAAGATAAGTCTTTCTCATTAGAATTTGCAGCCTTGAACTTTGATCCGCAAAGCACAGCCGTCTACAGTTATCGACTCTTGGGATTCGAGGAGAACTGGGTTGAAGTACCTGCCAATAGGCGTTTTGCCAGTTACACGAATCTACAGCCGGGAACCTATACCTTACAAGTGAAATATGCCTCTGAAGGAGATAGCAGTGACAGTCAGATAGCCGAGTTGACTATTGTTGTAGAACCGTTCTTCTACAAAACAACAGGTTTTATCCTTCTAATGATTTTCATCATTGGAATGGCCGTTTATCAAGTGTACAAATGGCGTATAAGAACGTTGCAGCAGCAAAAACTACTGCTGCATAAAACAGTGGAAAAGCGCACCCGCGAATTGGAAAAGCAGAAAGAAGTTTTGGAGAACCAGACAATAGCCCTCTCCAGACAAAACAATCTGCTCACCCAACAGAACGAAAAGATAACCCGCCAGAAGAAGCAACTGATACAAATGTCGAAAAAGGTACAAGAGCTAACAATGGACAAACTCGCCTTCTTTACCAACATCACGCATGAGTTTCGTACCCCTATTACACTCATCATCGGCCCTATAGAACGAGCTTTAAAACTAAGTTCCAATCCGCAGGTTATAGAGCAGCTACACTTTGTGGAGCGCAACTCGAAATATCTACTGTCGCTCATCAACCAATTGATGGATTTTCGTAAGATAGAATCGGGTAAACTAGAAATCGTAGCGTCCACAGGCAACTTTGTGCAATTCATCGATGCACTGGTAGTACCGTTCGAAGCATTTGCAGGAGAACGTAACATTATTATCCGTAAATATATCCGTCTTAGTTCACCTGAATTTCAGTATGACGAAGATGCTATGCGCAAAGTAATCACCAATCTATTATCGAATGCGATCAAGTTTACTCCTAACGGAGGAACCGTGACACTCTATGTAGCGTCAATCATTCATACTGAAACAAAGAAAGAGCAACTCTATATCTGTGTTAGCGACACAGGCTCAGGAGTTCCGAAAGAAGATCTTGAACAGATTTTCAATCGCTTCTATCAATCAAGGGAACACATTAAATTCCCCGTTTACGGTCAAAGCGGCACCGGCATAGGTTTGTATCTTTGCAAACGCATCGTTCAGCTGCACGAAGGCACAATAACAGTTCGAAACAATCGTAAGGTAGGTTGCTCGTTTCGGATGCAAGTACCGCTATCTCGCGCAGAAAGTAGCTACATTGCTCTTGTTCCTCCAAACAGTGGCAATGCCCCACAACAGCAGGTTGACCAGAATTTACAGAAATCTGATCTGACCAAAACACTCGGTAGGCTAACCATGCTGGTGGTTGAGGATAACAAGGACATGCGTGCCTATATACGTTCCATCCTCACCGACAAATATCATGTGATGGAAGCGGAAAATGGAGTAGAAGCACTAGCTGTTTTGGGCGATTACAACATCGATTTCATCATTAGTGACCTGATGATGCCTGTGATGGATGGTATGGAACTATCGCGCAAAGTGAAAGAAAACTTTGCCATATCCCACATTCCTTTTCTGATGCTCACCGCTAAAACAGCCAAAGAGGCTCGCATAGAAAGCTTCCGTATAGGAGTGGACGAGTATTTACTAAAGCCCTTTGATGAAGAGCTGTTACTTGCAAGAATCAATAACATACTTGAAAACA contains these protein-coding regions:
- a CDS encoding two-component regulator propeller domain-containing protein, which codes for MRKHSLFILLLLWLLLISFPTQAQELFSSRYNITYVTMNNGLLHNFIDDIYKDHRGFLWLSTAGGGLSRYDGYEFVHYNTSTPRTKLKSNFIRNVCEDAFGRLWIASEGGTDILDLSSLQLIIPLDKQNKIAALLNQPGIGVITDSRKNIWLCCGSSLHKIVFDEKGDIANTYALTSIPLLIPSVALQDVDEDGNIWMGFGNEVRKVTAEESGILRTTIVSPRLKFEVGTFISVFKAKENEVWIGTDRGLFRYNKSGDLLKHYQHTNNDHRSLSQNYITDLAITGDKQLIVATLKGANIYNPITDSFEQIAQEGLSTGNKLNSNFVNCLLVDGNIIWYGTETGGINKMTPRRLSVHNFSYQQDNSYSLSRNPVNAIYEDMKENLWVGTVEGGLNKKIKNENRFQHYTTEAPSRLSHNSVSAITADGRNHLWVGTWGGGINLLDLNHADQQVIKYISSKTHPGFPIDFIGSLCYDPINKGMWVGANQGIYFYDFATERFISPFANKAGEKVHGCIGAIIDRHDQLWMGCMEGVYMINLHSFKKGHFAYKYLKYKLDEPNSRLVEKISCFFLTVNGTLWIGSNGYGIYKCVETGKNSCKFVSYTTAQGLANNSIRGILEDSKGSLWISTNNGLSCMDSSTGRFTNFSTDDGLASNQFYWNAYCKAKDGNLYFGGLEGLVSIGSEHLQTKPFASKVTFTKLRILNEEVLPGNDYIDTDISTAKIIHLHEKDKSFSLEFAALNFDPQSTAVYSYRLLGFEENWVEVPANRRFASYTNLQPGTYTLQVKYASEGDSSDSQIAELTIVVEPFFYKTTGFILLMIFIIGMAVYQVYKWRIRTLQQQKLLLHKTVEKRTRELEKQKEVLENQTIALSRQNNLLTQQNEKITRQKKQLIQMSKKVQELTMDKLAFFTNITHEFRTPITLIIGPIERALKLSSNPQVIEQLHFVERNSKYLLSLINQLMDFRKIESGKLEIVASTGNFVQFIDALVVPFEAFAGERNIIIRKYIRLSSPEFQYDEDAMRKVITNLLSNAIKFTPNGGTVTLYVASIIHTETKKEQLYICVSDTGSGVPKEDLEQIFNRFYQSREHIKFPVYGQSGTGIGLYLCKRIVQLHEGTITVRNNRKVGCSFRMQVPLSRAESSYIALVPPNSGNAPQQQVDQNLQKSDLTKTLGRLTMLVVEDNKDMRAYIRSILTDKYHVMEAENGVEALAVLGDYNIDFIISDLMMPVMDGMELSRKVKENFAISHIPFLMLTAKTAKEARIESFRIGVDEYLLKPFDEELLLARINNILENRKRYQRQFSFNMEVDQLQMDEESNDKKFLDKMMEVIKENYKNSYYEVSDLIEAMGVSKSLLNKKMQSLTGQSAGQFIRNYRLNIARELIIKNRITKNMNISEIAYEVGFNDPKYFTRCFTKHFNIPPSSLLEEKESL